A region of Spiribacter roseus DNA encodes the following proteins:
- a CDS encoding sulfite reductase subunit alpha, with protein sequence MQAPRLPDNAPFDPGYRAWLNGYLAGLTSTGEDLELDVDGSAEPVSTQKAIDLDEAAWHDMSLPLDERMSLVAEDAPLHHRLMAAMAQQDCGQCGYDCKGYSGALASGEETDPGLCVPGSAKTRKKVKALLETSDTVSSATAPSTPEMPVMGYAKNHPYMAHLKSVHRLNGQGSPKETVHAVIDLKDSGLEYSPGDSLGVYPRNSPGLVTGILSALSLDARASIALREGEYTAHEALCGLLDVTCPSDEALECLAQSATRPADREALEAIAEESLDDSPLDLYDMLSRYPSARPDPVELLSRLNPLRPRLYSISSAYRHNPDEVHLTVAAVRYEAEGRQREGVASTFISDRALGKPLPIYFQKAHDFGLPDDDQTPIIMIGPGTGIAPFRAFLQERAHQQATGGAWLFFGNPHERTDFLYREELEACMDGGALTRLTTAFSRDGTEKVYVQDRLIEQSHDLWQWLEAGAHIYVCGDATQMAAAVHEALIHVIQKEGRYEKADASDYLAALSKNGRYQRDIY encoded by the coding sequence ATGCAAGCACCCAGACTCCCGGACAATGCGCCCTTCGACCCCGGCTATCGAGCCTGGCTCAACGGCTATCTCGCCGGTCTGACCTCGACGGGTGAGGATCTTGAACTGGATGTCGATGGATCGGCCGAGCCAGTTTCCACTCAAAAGGCCATCGACCTGGATGAAGCGGCCTGGCACGACATGAGCCTGCCGTTGGATGAACGGATGAGCCTGGTCGCCGAAGATGCCCCGCTGCACCACCGTCTGATGGCGGCAATGGCACAACAGGACTGCGGCCAGTGCGGCTACGACTGCAAAGGCTACTCGGGTGCGCTCGCTTCCGGCGAAGAGACCGATCCCGGCCTGTGCGTACCGGGCAGTGCCAAAACCCGCAAGAAGGTCAAGGCACTGCTCGAGACCAGCGATACCGTCAGTTCGGCGACCGCACCCTCAACACCAGAAATGCCAGTCATGGGGTATGCAAAGAACCACCCCTATATGGCTCATCTGAAATCGGTTCATCGCTTGAATGGACAAGGCTCGCCCAAGGAGACCGTCCACGCGGTCATCGACCTCAAGGACAGTGGCCTCGAGTACAGCCCCGGGGACTCCCTGGGTGTCTACCCGAGAAACAGCCCCGGTCTGGTAACCGGCATTCTCTCGGCGCTCAGTCTGGATGCCCGGGCGTCAATTGCGCTTCGGGAGGGAGAGTACACCGCTCACGAAGCCCTTTGCGGTTTGCTGGATGTGACATGCCCCAGCGACGAGGCACTCGAGTGTCTCGCACAGTCGGCCACCCGGCCGGCTGACCGGGAGGCCCTCGAGGCCATCGCCGAGGAGTCCCTCGACGACTCCCCACTGGATCTCTATGACATGCTCAGTCGCTACCCCAGCGCACGGCCGGACCCCGTCGAGCTCCTGAGCCGGCTCAATCCCCTGCGCCCGCGTCTGTATTCGATCTCATCCGCCTATCGCCACAACCCTGACGAGGTGCATCTAACCGTTGCGGCCGTCCGCTACGAAGCGGAGGGACGGCAGCGAGAAGGCGTCGCATCGACGTTCATCAGTGATCGCGCCCTGGGCAAACCGCTGCCGATTTATTTTCAGAAGGCACATGACTTCGGCCTACCCGATGATGATCAAACGCCCATCATCATGATTGGGCCGGGGACCGGCATTGCACCCTTTCGCGCTTTTCTGCAGGAGAGAGCCCATCAGCAGGCGACAGGCGGCGCATGGCTATTCTTCGGCAATCCCCATGAGCGCACCGATTTCCTGTACCGCGAGGAGCTTGAAGCCTGCATGGACGGTGGAGCACTGACCCGGCTGACCACCGCTTTTTCAAGGGATGGGACGGAAAAGGTTTACGTACAGGACCGTCTCATCGAGCAGTCACACGATCTCTGGCAGTGGCTTGAGGCCGGTGCCCATATCTACGTCTGTGGCGATGCGACGCAGATGGCCGCTGCCGTGCATGAAGCACTCATTCACGTCATTCAAAAGGAGGGCAGATACGAAAAGGCTGACGCATCCGATTATTTGGCCGCGCTCTCAAAAAACGGGCGCTATCAACGCGATATCTACTGA